One genomic window of Azospirillum thermophilum includes the following:
- the dctP gene encoding TRAP transporter substrate-binding protein DctP: MDLEHEHATPARGRRGRIETARRVLAAAAAVLLAAGLAARPATAEETLRAVTAFAKPVAFTQSFLRFVDKVNTAGKGVVKITVMGGPEVIPPAQQAESIRRGVVDMQYGPGTYYLSDVPEVDAFVGSTVTPEEARRSGGLKIMQDVYRKKLGAHLLGHFDAGINFYIFTIKEPRRTPDGGVDLSGMRLRSQPIYRELFTALNALSVSIPAPDVYTGLERGIVEGVGWPLVGVTDLSWDRYLKYRIEPGFFQGDLVAIVNQKKWDSLSPQAREILEKAATEHEAESRTAMAELGAATDRKIQAAGLKVVTLEGTAGEAFRRQAFETAWSRLKASNSPDYDALRKAYYAK; encoded by the coding sequence ATGGATCTGGAGCATGAGCACGCAACGCCGGCCCGCGGCCGGCGGGGACGGATCGAGACGGCGCGGCGCGTCCTCGCCGCGGCGGCGGCCGTCCTGCTGGCGGCCGGCCTGGCGGCGCGCCCGGCGACGGCGGAGGAGACGCTGCGCGCCGTCACCGCCTTCGCCAAGCCGGTGGCCTTCACCCAGTCCTTCCTGCGCTTCGTGGACAAGGTGAACACGGCGGGCAAGGGGGTGGTGAAGATCACCGTCATGGGCGGACCGGAGGTCATCCCGCCGGCCCAGCAGGCGGAGTCGATCCGCCGCGGCGTGGTGGACATGCAGTACGGGCCGGGCACCTACTATCTCTCCGACGTGCCGGAGGTCGACGCCTTCGTCGGCAGCACCGTCACGCCGGAGGAGGCGCGCAGGTCCGGCGGCCTGAAGATCATGCAGGACGTCTACCGGAAGAAGCTGGGCGCCCATCTGCTCGGCCATTTCGACGCCGGCATCAATTTCTACATCTTCACCATCAAGGAACCCAGGCGAACGCCGGACGGCGGGGTGGACCTGTCGGGGATGCGGCTGCGCAGCCAGCCGATCTACCGCGAGCTGTTCACCGCGCTGAACGCGCTCTCCGTCTCGATCCCGGCGCCGGACGTCTATACCGGGCTGGAGCGCGGCATCGTCGAGGGGGTGGGCTGGCCGCTGGTCGGCGTCACCGACCTGTCCTGGGACCGCTACCTGAAGTACCGGATCGAGCCGGGCTTCTTCCAGGGCGACCTGGTCGCCATCGTCAACCAGAAGAAGTGGGACAGCCTCTCGCCCCAGGCGCGAGAGATCCTGGAGAAGGCGGCCACCGAGCATGAGGCGGAATCGCGCACCGCGATGGCGGAGCTGGGAGCCGCCACCGACCGGAAGATCCAGGCCGCCGGCTTGAAGGTGGTGACGCTGGAGGGGACCGCCGGCGAAGCCTTCCGCCGGCAGGCCTTCGAGACCGCCTGGTCCCGGCTGAAGGCGAGCAATTCCCCCGACTACGACGCGCTGCGCAAGGCCTACTACGCGAAGTAG
- a CDS encoding TRAP transporter small permease: MGYTTMSHREGVRPRIRAAAPVLRLYDGMIHGLAVLGALCLAGVVLVIPVDVVMRNAGLRPMLWVSAGVEYAMLVSAACAGPWLVRVRGHVAVDSFVTMLPRAPRRAVEVLVQLLAVGVGALLSWRAGLIALEQYGRGAVDIRAVDIPGWISYASLSVCFGLVALEFLRLLLRGEGHGGTGGTA, translated from the coding sequence ATGGGGTACACGACGATGTCGCATCGCGAGGGCGTGAGGCCGCGCATCCGGGCGGCGGCGCCCGTTCTGCGGCTGTATGACGGGATGATCCATGGCCTCGCCGTGCTGGGCGCCCTGTGCCTGGCCGGCGTGGTGCTGGTGATCCCCGTCGATGTGGTCATGCGCAACGCCGGGCTGCGGCCCATGCTGTGGGTGAGCGCCGGCGTCGAATACGCCATGCTGGTCTCGGCGGCCTGCGCCGGACCCTGGCTGGTGCGGGTCCGCGGCCATGTCGCGGTCGATTCCTTCGTCACCATGCTGCCGCGCGCGCCGCGGCGGGCGGTGGAGGTGCTGGTGCAGCTCCTCGCGGTCGGGGTCGGGGCGCTGCTGTCCTGGCGGGCCGGGCTGATCGCGCTGGAGCAGTACGGGCGCGGGGCGGTGGACATCCGGGCGGTCGACATTCCCGGCTGGATTTCCTACGCCAGCCTGTCGGTCTGCTTCGGGCTGGTGGCGCTGGAGTTCCTGCGGCTCCTGCTGCGCGGCGAGGGCCATGGCGGGACGGGAGGCACGGCATGA
- a CDS encoding TRAP transporter large permease yields MAWTAASAMMAGGIMALMALGTPIFIAFLAVNLLGVVVFMGGMAGVDQLIANATDSLTTFTLAPVPLFLVMGELFFHTGLAMRVFDALDKCLGGVRGRLSYLTVAGGTLFATLSGSSLANTAMLGSLMEPEMRKRGYKPHMITGPIVGIGGLAMIIPPSTLAVLLGSIGRIDVGALLIAGMVPGLLLAVFYLLLIRVQVALDPDAAPGYVAERAGWGEALRALAVNVLPMGLVVFSVIGLMLLGWATPTESAAFGALSVVVLAALYRVLSWKVVVASLKGTLQVTGMMFLIILGSSTFSQLLAFSGATSGLIGWATGFEVSGHVMLLIMLLVLILLGMFMDQLSMMMLTLPIFMPLIAAYGFDPVWFGVVMLLALELGLATPPFGMQLFIMVGVSPPGTRLGDVARACTPYILCTLVMIFLLALFPDLALMLPRAMS; encoded by the coding sequence ATGGCCTGGACCGCGGCGTCGGCCATGATGGCCGGCGGCATCATGGCGCTGATGGCGCTCGGCACGCCGATCTTCATCGCCTTCCTCGCCGTCAACCTGCTGGGGGTGGTGGTGTTCATGGGCGGTATGGCCGGCGTCGACCAGCTGATCGCCAACGCCACCGACAGCCTGACCACCTTCACCCTGGCGCCCGTGCCGCTGTTCCTGGTGATGGGGGAGCTGTTCTTCCACACCGGGCTGGCCATGCGGGTGTTCGACGCGCTGGACAAGTGCCTGGGCGGGGTGCGGGGCCGGCTGTCCTATCTGACGGTGGCCGGCGGCACGCTGTTCGCCACCCTGTCGGGCTCCTCGCTCGCCAACACGGCGATGCTGGGCAGCCTGATGGAGCCGGAGATGCGCAAGCGGGGCTACAAGCCCCACATGATCACCGGGCCGATCGTCGGCATCGGCGGGCTCGCCATGATCATCCCGCCGTCGACGCTCGCGGTTCTGCTGGGCAGCATCGGGCGGATCGACGTCGGCGCCCTGCTGATCGCCGGCATGGTCCCCGGCCTGCTGCTGGCCGTCTTCTACCTGCTGCTGATCCGGGTGCAGGTCGCGCTCGATCCCGACGCCGCTCCCGGCTATGTGGCGGAGCGGGCGGGCTGGGGCGAGGCCCTGCGGGCGCTGGCGGTCAACGTGCTGCCGATGGGGCTGGTGGTCTTCTCGGTCATCGGGCTGATGCTGCTGGGCTGGGCGACACCGACGGAATCCGCCGCCTTCGGCGCCCTGTCGGTGGTGGTTCTGGCCGCCCTCTACCGGGTGCTGAGCTGGAAGGTCGTCGTCGCCTCGCTGAAGGGGACGCTGCAGGTGACGGGAATGATGTTCCTGATCATCCTGGGATCCTCGACCTTCAGCCAGCTCCTCGCCTTCTCGGGCGCCACCTCGGGGCTGATCGGCTGGGCGACCGGGTTCGAGGTCAGCGGCCATGTCATGCTGCTGATCATGCTGCTGGTGCTGATCCTGCTCGGCATGTTCATGGACCAGCTTTCCATGATGATGCTGACGCTGCCGATCTTCATGCCGCTGATCGCCGCCTACGGCTTCGATCCCGTCTGGTTCGGCGTCGTCATGCTGCTGGCGCTGGAGCTGGGGCTGGCGACGCCGCCCTTCGGCATGCAGCTCTTCATCATGGTGGGGGTCAGCCCGCCGGGGACCCGGCTGGGCGACGTCGCGCGGGCCTGCACGCCCTATATCCTGTGTACGCTGGTCATGATCTTTCTCCTTGCCCTTTTCCCGGATCTGGCGCTGATGCTGCCGCGGGCGATGTCGTGA
- a CDS encoding MarR family winged helix-turn-helix transcriptional regulator has product MPKSAAAVPAEPAANESGRDGETAGFDPAGPDPAGFDLEGFLPYQLNRLVGLLNADYQRMLHRRKMTLNHWRVLAALQLREPMMAGELARIAVVDQTTLSRLLVRMEENGLIVRRSRPDDARFLDVTLTDRGREEFRNLRAIALREYGRLFDGMAEEDRDRLSALVATAIRHLERE; this is encoded by the coding sequence ATGCCGAAGAGCGCGGCAGCGGTCCCGGCGGAGCCGGCGGCGAACGAATCGGGCAGGGACGGGGAGACGGCGGGCTTCGACCCCGCCGGGCCCGACCCTGCCGGCTTCGATCTGGAGGGCTTCCTTCCCTACCAGCTCAACCGGCTGGTCGGGCTGCTGAACGCCGACTATCAGCGCATGCTGCACCGGCGCAAGATGACCCTGAACCACTGGCGCGTGCTGGCCGCCCTGCAGCTGCGCGAGCCGATGATGGCGGGGGAGCTGGCGCGCATCGCGGTGGTGGACCAGACCACCCTGTCGCGCCTGCTGGTCCGCATGGAGGAGAACGGGCTGATCGTCCGCCGCAGCCGGCCGGACGACGCCCGCTTCCTCGACGTCACCCTGACCGACCGCGGGCGCGAGGAGTTCCGCAACCTGCGGGCCATCGCGCTGCGCGAGTACGGGCGGCTGTTCGACGGCATGGCGGAGGAGGACCGCGACCGGCTCTCCGCCCTGGTCGCGACGGCGATCCGCCACCTGGAGCGGGAGTAG